tttacaaaCCCAATGTAGATGACGATgctaaagataaattttatattctgtcTATGTTCCCGTATCCATCTGGTGCCTTACATATGGGTCATGTTCGAGTTTATACAATAAGTGACACTGTAGCTCGATTTTATACATTGAAAGGTAGATTTTAAAGGAAGTCAATATCTATGCAAGCtttatgcaataaatttttatgatgtataatagataaaaaatttttttatagtataaacttataaatttaggtaaaaatgtaattcatCCAATGGGCTGGGATGCCTTTGGATTGCCAGCAGAAAATGCTGCTATTGAAAGAGAAATTAGTCCTGCTGTATGGACagatgaaaatataaagacaatgcgtaatcaattaaaaatgttaaattattcttttgatTGGGATAGAGAATTTGCGACCTGTGAtccaaattattacaaatggactcaagatttatttttaaagttgttCGATAAAGGTTTGGCCTATCAAAAAGAAGCCTATGTTAATTGGGATCCTGTTGATCAGACTGTATTAGCCGAGGAACAGATAGATATAAATCAACGGTCTTGGCGGTCTGGTGCGCGtgtagagaaaaaattgttgaagcAGTGGTTTATCAGAACGACAACTTTtgcaaagtaaatttaattaaagaagtaaaagaaTACATGATTTTCTAAAgaatgacatttttaaataataaagtaattatattttagatcaTTGTGGGACGGTTTAGATGATCCAATCTTGAAGGAATGgagagatattataaaattacagaaacACTGGATAGGCGATTGCAATGGTATtagtattgattttaaattaatatctacaaTTCCCGAGTTTCCACGGACGTTAAATATATGGACTGACATGCCAGAATTTATGGAGTACGCAAAGTTTGTTGCTATATCCCCCCAAAGTATTTTACACAATGAGAAATACACACACGAAATAGACACcggtataaaatgtttaaacgcAAAAGTAATAAATCCATTTTCTGGCGAGGAATTGCCGGTTTTTATCACCGATAAAGTTGTTTACCCGCCATGGAGAGATATACGTTTAGGTATACCCTCAGCATCAATGGACGATTTAAAATTCTCAGAATTAGTTGGAATACCATTTACTCGACATTCGATACGTAGTCACGAACAGCAACAGCAAAAGATATTTGAAGTATTTCGGAAAGCTAGAGAATGGGGAATAGGTGGGTATCTAGTGAGCTCGAGATTACAGGATTGGTTAATCTCTAGACAGAGATATTGGGGTACACCTATTCCAATTATTCATTGTACAAATTGTGGCGCACAACCTGTACCTCGTGATCAACTTCCTGTGACACTGCCAAAGATGGTGCACTTAGGTTCAAACAAAAGACTTTCTCTCTACGATGCAAAGGATTGGTTGCAGACGAGTTGTCCCAAGTGCAAAGAAAAGGCAACCAGAGAAGCCGATACAATGGATACATTTGTAGATAGTAGCTGGtactttttaagatttatagatcccaaaaatacaaaaaagatgtTTTCGACAGAAAAAGTTAAGAAGGCCTTTCCCGTTGACCTCTATATAGGTGGAAAAGAACATGGTACAAcagcaatattttctgaattatattttattttgatatttattgtctcaaattaaaatatatttttttaattctacatcTTTTTAGCCGTACTCCATTTATACTTCGCCCGATTTATAAGTCACTTTCTGTATTCAGAAGATCTTTTACCATGTCGAGAACCATTTAGACAGCTTCTCGTGCAAGGAGTAGTAATGGGTAAAACATATCAAGTTACAAGTACCGGGAAATACATACCAGAAAATGAAGTAAAAATGGAAGGGAATCAATACATGACAAAACATGGAGAACATGTCTCTATGCGCTGggaaaaaatgtcaaaatcaAAGCATAATGGAGTCGATCCTATCAATCTGTTGAATAAATATGGAATAGATACAACACGATTATTAATACTGGCCGATGTTGCACCAACGTCTACTAGAAATTGGTCGGAAGACAGtaagtttttcttaaaagtCACTAAACTATTTAAACAatagtcttatttcaagataatatatttatttgcaataatatattagcTGTTAAAGGTATAATCAATTGGCAAAACCGTATTTGGAACTGTGTTAAGCGGTTTAAGATTGAACGTGACAAGATGACTCTGGACGAATTCAAAAGCGATCCTACTGATCCTAAATTCACTGAACACGATGCGTACATGTTCGACAgccgaaattattttcttaaaaacgtGACATTTAACATAGTTGAATCTCAGCAGCTTAGTGTAGCAATATCTCGAATGCAAGGTCTTACAAAtaggtaaataattatattacatttaataattccaTGCAATAATTCCAACATTTGAATACTCAATGAATAAGTATGAATCtggaattataattttaaaatatagcttG
This genomic stretch from Monomorium pharaonis isolate MP-MQ-018 unplaced genomic scaffold, ASM1337386v2 scaffold_89, whole genome shotgun sequence harbors:
- the LOC118648838 gene encoding probable leucine--tRNA ligase, mitochondrial isoform X2; its protein translation is MFPYPSGALHMGHVRVYTISDTVARFYTLKGKNVIHPMGWDAFGLPAENAAIEREISPAVWTDENIKTMRNQLKMLNYSFDWDREFATCDPNYYKWTQDLFLKLFDKGLAYQKEAYVNWDPVDQTVLAEEQIDINQRSWRSGARVEKKLLKQWFIRTTTFAKSLWDGLDDPILKEWRDIIKLQKHWIGDCNGISIDFKLISTIPEFPRTLNIWTDMPEFMEYAKFVAISPQSILHNEKYTHEIDTGIKCLNAKVINPFSGEELPVFITDKVVYPPWRDIRLGIPSASMDDLKFSELVGIPFTRHSIRSHEQQQQKIFEVFRKAREWGIGGYLVSSRLQDWLISRQRYWGTPIPIIHCTNCGAQPVPRDQLPVTLPKMVHLGSNKRLSLYDAKDWLQTSCPKCKEKATREADTMDTFVDSSWYFLRFIDPKNTKKMFSTEKVKKAFPVDLYIGGKEHAVLHLYFARFISHFLYSEDLLPCREPFRQLLVQGVVMGKTYQVTSTGKYIPENEVKMEGNQYMTKHGEHVSMRWEKMSKSKHNGVDPINLLNKYGIDTTRLLILADVAPTSTRNWSEDTVKGIINWQNRIWNCVKRFKIERDKMTLDEFKSDPTDPKFTEHDAYMFDSRNYFLKNVTFNIVESQQLSVAISRMQGLTNSLRKVGVECLKKSREYERALAVQIIMLAPFAPHFASELWTIFRSVKHLLISNTEVDLNKDVLEQKWPDIDMDYKLVMNIFVNKREFIKMKIPRRTLDEMTADTALEYVILNPYYQKYSYNKNVVAVNFRSEKGCDASLYITMEKED
- the LOC118648838 gene encoding probable leucine--tRNA ligase, mitochondrial isoform X1, giving the protein MGWDAFGLPAENAAIEREISPAVWTDENIKTMRNQLKMLNYSFDWDREFATCDPNYYKWTQDLFLKLFDKGLAYQKEAYVNWDPVDQTVLAEEQIDINQRSWRSGARVEKKLLKQWFIRTTTFAKSLWDGLDDPILKEWRDIIKLQKHWIGDCNGISIDFKLISTIPEFPRTLNIWTDMPEFMEYAKFVAISPQSILHNEKYTHEIDTGIKCLNAKVINPFSGEELPVFITDKVVYPPWRDIRLGIPSASMDDLKFSELVGIPFTRHSIRSHEQQQQKIFEVFRKAREWGIGGYLVSSRLQDWLISRQRYWGTPIPIIHCTNCGAQPVPRDQLPVTLPKMVHLGSNKRLSLYDAKDWLQTSCPKCKEKATREADTMDTFVDSSWYFLRFIDPKNTKKMFSTEKVKKAFPVDLYIGGKEHAVLHLYFARFISHFLYSEDLLPCREPFRQLLVQGVVMGKTYQVTSTGKYIPENEVKMEGNQYMTKHGEHVSMRWEKMSKSKHNGVDPINLLNKYGIDTTRLLILADVAPTSTRNWSEDTVKGIINWQNRIWNCVKRFKIERDKMTLDEFKSDPTDPKFTEHDAYMFDSRNYFLKNVTFNIVESQQLSVAISRMQGLTNSLRKVGVECLKKSREYERALAVQIIMLAPFAPHFASELWTIFRSVKHLLISNTEVDLNKDVLEQKWPDIDMDYKLVMNIFVNKREFIKMKIPRRTLDEMTADTALEYVILNPYYQKYSYNKNVVAVNFRSEKGCDASLYITMEKED